A window from Vigna angularis cultivar LongXiaoDou No.4 chromosome 7, ASM1680809v1, whole genome shotgun sequence encodes these proteins:
- the LOC108347329 gene encoding uncharacterized protein LOC108347329 isoform X3, producing the protein MFRILNRTLPLFRHHLPRTISSSTKTCNSTKKSVENSQIAPILAHSHNLSPIAPQSSSRAHVLALSAAAILTSAAFLNYDYVRHESDRRGEPNPLYARAENSTRKAADSFDRIFHHARRTGVAAAVLWHSLCSVLSSANHEVRSGFEIRVAALLADIAAANSGRRAAIVGAGGGAVVDWLLEAVTKEGGGGGGTQAESARALAYLIADPNVSAAVLGRPHAVPNLLRFIFSCQPRRSKNKKQHSRRSAFDISDSLKGRSMLVAAIMDIVTSSCDNTQDVSFNPSLPGKAETRDIAAALQVIEEGGLHLDEPPEGEDDDGGTGSKGIGIKILEGTPVLGLSRTSSDSYSEELKHQTSKTIKFQNKYDNSRQQNNVSSSVVPGLWDDLHCEHVAVPFATWALANWATASESNRTRIQELDRDGQAVMAALMAPERSVKWHASLVVRLLLEDRNAPLNESISEWASSILSTISQASKHEDVSLANIALSALLLSVERSPAVQNILMENGLNPMREIAKQMTKHKQVQEAMAKALELLCTGELHLSLEEGQKWSGILVPWVFGTFSSDTIRSSAIKILSQIMEDYGPTSVPLSQGWLAVMLSEVHSSIKKSNDNGTNQPKSDNVKTLINNANIASAAQVASQLSTAVVNLAAKRMGVASNSGDASPLADFLSLEPLAGPFKNLKKDNLPKLDAADSAVATLKGIKALTEVCAEDSGCQDMIVDFGILCLLRRFMLSDDYEKLAAIEAYDASSRAHEGKERISNVDGKPPASDVYNSASVRVPPTAHIRKHAARLLTILSLLPKVKKVITADETWCKWLDDCANGRIPGCNDLKIQSYARAALLNVFCNDQPNGRSGSGGPSDGGVKSYRNACPRYDDMIFLINSHLPHWKCPKETGQQEPFSRMISLAPSADTDNGTESLNNSNCSISNDSTKINPDRNLPPLDIVFVHGLRGGPYKTWRIAEEKSSTSSHLVEKVDEGAGKLGTFWPGEWLSSDFPEARLFTLKYKTNLTQWSGASLPLQEVSSMLLEKLVAAGIGDRPVVFVTHSMGGLVVKQILHKAKEERFDNLVKNTMGIVFYSCPHFGSKLADMPWRMGFVLRPAPTIGELRSGSQKLIELNDYIRQLHKKRLLDVLSFCETKVTPIVEAYGGWAFRTEIVPIESAYPGFGELVVLESTDHINSCKPVSRSDPSYTETLKFLQRLKACLDSAYASGEELS; encoded by the exons atgtttcgAATCCTTAACAGAACGCTACCACTTTTTCGCCATCATCTTCCTCGAACAATTTCTTCTTCGACAAAAACTTGCAATTCAACAAAGAAAAGCGTAGAGAATTCTCAAATTGCACCAATCCTCGCTCACAGCCACAACCTCTCTCCTATCGCTCCGCAATCTTCCTCTCGGGCTCACGTCCTCGCGCTCTCCGCCGCCGCCATTCTCACCTCCGCCGCCTTCCTCAACTACGACTACGTCCGCCACGAATCCGATCGCCGCGGAGAACCAAATCCTCTCTACGCGAGAGCCGAGAACTCCACGCGCAAGGCGGCGGACTCCTTCGACCGTATTTTCCACCACGCCAGGCGCACGGGCGTCGCGGCTGCGGTCCTCTGGCACTCTCTGTGCTCGGTGCTGTCGTCGGCAAACCATGAGGTGCGCTCCGGATTCGAGATTCGAGTCGCGGCCTTGCTCGCCGATATCGCTGCTGCGAACTCCGGCCGTAGGGCTGCGATCGTCGGGGCAGGTGGCGGCGCTGTCGTGGACTGGCTGCTGGAGGCCGTGACAAAAGAAGGCGGCGGAGGCGGCGGCACTCAGGCGGAGTCCGCGAGGGCGCTTGCTTATTTGATTGCGGACCCTAACGTGTCTGCGGCGGTGCTTGGGAGACCTCACGCGGTTCCGAATCTTCTGAGGTTCATCTTTTCGTGTCAGCCTCGGCGTTCTAAGAATAAGAAG CAGCATTCAAGACGTAGTGCATTTGATATTTCTGATTCTTTGAAAGGCAGGAGCATGCTTGTGGCTGCCATTATGGATATCGTTACGTCCAGCTGTGACAATACACAAGACGTGTCTTTTAATCCATCATTGCCTGGAAAGGCTGAAACTAGAGACATTGCTGCTGCCCTACAAGTAATTGAGGAAGGGGGTTTGCACTTGGATGAGCCACCtgaaggtgaagatgatgatggtggGACCGGAAGCAAAGGGATTGGGATCAAGATACTTGAAGGTACTCCTGTTTTAGGGCTTTCAAGGACCAGCAGTGATTCATATAGTGAAGAATTGAAGCATCAAACTTCTAAAactatcaaatttcaaaataagtaCGACAATTCTCGGCAACAAAATAATGTATCCTCTTCTGTTGTTCCTGGTCTCTGGGATGATTTGCACTGTGAACATGTTGCTGTTCCTTTTGCCACATGGGCATTAGCAAATTGGGCAACAGCATCGGAATCAAATAGAACTCGTATTCAAGAACTGGATCGAGATGGACAGGCAGTCATGGCTGCTTTAATGGCACCCGAGAGATCTGTAAAATGGCATGCAAGTTTGGTGGTGCGGTTGCTATTAGAAGATCGCAATGCACCTTTGAATGAATCTATTTCTGAATGGGCTTCGAGTATTCTTTCTACTATATCTCAGGCATCCAAGCATGAAGATGTTTCTTTGGCTAATATAGCTTTATCTGCCCTTCTCTTGTCTGTTGAGAGGAGCCCTGCAGTGCAGAATATACTGATGGAGAATGGTCTTAACCCAATGAGAGAAATCGCCAAGCAGATGACAAAACATAAGCAGGTTCAAGAAGCAATGGCAAAGGCATTAGAGCTACTTTGTACTGGAGAGCTGCACTTGTCGCTTGAAGAGGGTCAAAAATGGTCAGGCATTCTTGTACCTTGGGTTTTTGGAACATTTTCCTCTGATACTATACGATCTTCAGCCATAAAGATTCTTTCTCAGATCATGGAAGACTACGGTCCAACATCTGTACCACTTTCTCAAGGATGGTTAGCCGTGATGCTATCTGAAGTGCATAGTTCTATCAAGAAATCAAATGATAATGGAACCAATCAACCAAAAAGTGATAATGTAAAG ACATTAATCAATAATGCGAATATTGCTTCTGCTGCACAAGTTGCCAGTCAACTATCCACCGCAGTTGTTAATCTGGCAGCTAAAAGAATGGGAGTTGCATCTAATTCTGGGGATGCATCCCCACTGGCAGATTTTCTGTCTCTGGAACCTTTAGCTGGAccgtttaaaaatttaaaaaaagataatttgcCTAAATTAGATGCTGCAGATTCTGCTGTGGCAACGCTGAAAGGAATTAAAGCTCTGACCGAAGTTTGTGCTGAAGATTCTGGTTGTCAGGACATGATAGTTGATTTTGGGATTTTATGTTTGCTGAGGCGCTTTATGTTGAGTGATGATTATGAGAAACTGGCTGCTATTGAGGCTTATGATGCATCATCTAGAGCACATGAGGGGAAGGAGCGGATATCAAATGTAGATGGCAAACCACCTGCATCAGATGTATATAATTCAGCTAGTGTCCGAGTTCCACCCACTGCTCATATCCGCAAGCATGCAGCTCGGTTGTTGACCATCCTCTCACTGCTTCCCAAAGTCAAGAAGGTCATCACAGCTGATGAAACATGGTGCAAATGGCTTGATGATTGTGCTAATGGGCGAATTCCAGGTTGCAATGATCTTAAAATTCAAAGCTATGCCAGGGCAGCacttttaaatgtgttttgcAATGACCAGCCTAATGGAAGGAGTGGAAGTGGAGGTCCTTCTGACGGTGGTGTAAAAAGTTATAGGAATGCATGTCCTCGTTATGATGACATGATATTCTTGATAAATTCTCATCTTCCCCACTGGAAATGTCCCAAAGAAACAGGTCAACAAGAACCATTCTCAAGAATGATATCTCTGGCTCCTTCTGCTGATACTGACAATGGAACAGAGTCCTTGAATAACAGCAACTGCTCTATTTCTAATGATTCAACTAAAATCAACCCAGATAGAAATTTGCCTCCACTAGACATAGTTTTTGTCCATGGGCTCCGTGGTGGGCCTTACAAAACTTGGCGTATAGCTGAGGAAAAATCCTCAACTTCTTCACATTTGGTTGAGAAGGTTGACGAGGGAGCAGGAAAGCTTGGAACCTTTTGGCCTGGTGAATGGCTTTCCAGTGATTTTCCTGAGGCTCGGTTGTTTACCCTAAAATACAAG ACTAATCTCACACAGTGGTCGGGAGCTAGCTTGCCTCTTCAG GAGGTTAGTTCTATGCTATTGGAGAAGCTTGTTGCTGCAGGGATTGGGGATAGACCTGTTGTTTTTGTTACTCACAG TATGGGAGGTCTGGTTGTGAAGCAAATTCTTCATAAAGCAAAGGAGGAAAGATTTGATAATCTTGTGAAGAATACAATGGGAATT GTTTTTTATAGCTGCCCACATTTTGGTAGCAAACTTGCAGATATGCCTTGGCGAATGGGCTTCGTGCTTCGTCCAGCTCCCACA ATAGGAGAGCTAAGAAGTGGATCTCAAAAACTGATAGAGCTTAATGACTATATTCGTCAACTTCATAAGAAGAGGTTGCTTGATGTTCTCAGCTTTTGTGAG ACCAAGGTAACTCCAATAGTTGAAGCTTATGGTGGATGGGCCTTTCGAACAGAAATTGTACCAATTGAGTCAGCATATCCCGGATTCGGGGAATTAGTC GTATTGGAGTCAACAGATCATATAAATTCTTGTAAGCCAGTGAGCCGCTCAGACCCTTCGTATACGGAGACGTTAAAGTTCTTGCAGAGATTAAAAGCATGCCTTGACTCAGCTTATGCTTCCGGAGAAGAGCTTAGCTAG
- the LOC108347329 gene encoding uncharacterized protein LOC108347329 isoform X4, translating into MFRILNRTLPLFRHHLPRTISSSTKTCNSTKKSVENSQIAPILAHSHNLSPIAPQSSSRAHVLALSAAAILTSAAFLNYDYVRHESDRRGEPNPLYARAENSTRKAADSFDRIFHHARRTGVAAAVLWHSLCSVLSSANHEVRSGFEIRVAALLADIAAANSGRRAAIVGAGGGAVVDWLLEAVTKEGGGGGGTQAESARALAYLIADPNVSAAVLGRPHAVPNLLRFIFSCQPRRSKNKKHSRRSAFDISDSLKGRSMLVAAIMDIVTSSCDNTQDVSFNPSLPGKAETRDIAAALQVIEEGGLHLDEPPEGEDDDGGTGSKGIGIKILEGTPVLGLSRTSSDSYSEELKHQTSKTIKFQNKYDNSRQQNNVSSSVVPGLWDDLHCEHVAVPFATWALANWATASESNRTRIQELDRDGQAVMAALMAPERSVKWHASLVVRLLLEDRNAPLNESISEWASSILSTISQASKHEDVSLANIALSALLLSVERSPAVQNILMENGLNPMREIAKQMTKHKQVQEAMAKALELLCTGELHLSLEEGQKWSGILVPWVFGTFSSDTIRSSAIKILSQIMEDYGPTSVPLSQGWLAVMLSEVHSSIKKSNDNGTNQPKSDNVKTLINNANIASAAQVASQLSTAVVNLAAKRMGVASNSGDASPLADFLSLEPLAGPFKNLKKDNLPKLDAADSAVATLKGIKALTEVCAEDSGCQDMIVDFGILCLLRRFMLSDDYEKLAAIEAYDASSRAHEGKERISNVDGKPPASDVYNSASVRVPPTAHIRKHAARLLTILSLLPKVKKVITADETWCKWLDDCANGRIPGCNDLKIQSYARAALLNVFCNDQPNGRSGSGGPSDGGVKSYRNACPRYDDMIFLINSHLPHWKCPKETGQQEPFSRMISLAPSADTDNGTESLNNSNCSISNDSTKINPDRNLPPLDIVFVHGLRGGPYKTWRIAEEKSSTSSHLVEKVDEGAGKLGTFWPGEWLSSDFPEARLFTLKYKTNLTQWSGASLPLQEVSSMLLEKLVAAGIGDRPVVFVTHSMGGLVVKQILHKAKEERFDNLVKNTMGIVFYSCPHFGSKLADMPWRMGFVLRPAPTIGELRSGSQKLIELNDYIRQLHKKRLLDVLSFCETKVTPIVEAYGGWAFRTEIVPIESAYPGFGELVVLESTDHINSCKPVSRSDPSYTETLKFLQRLKACLDSAYASGEELS; encoded by the exons atgtttcgAATCCTTAACAGAACGCTACCACTTTTTCGCCATCATCTTCCTCGAACAATTTCTTCTTCGACAAAAACTTGCAATTCAACAAAGAAAAGCGTAGAGAATTCTCAAATTGCACCAATCCTCGCTCACAGCCACAACCTCTCTCCTATCGCTCCGCAATCTTCCTCTCGGGCTCACGTCCTCGCGCTCTCCGCCGCCGCCATTCTCACCTCCGCCGCCTTCCTCAACTACGACTACGTCCGCCACGAATCCGATCGCCGCGGAGAACCAAATCCTCTCTACGCGAGAGCCGAGAACTCCACGCGCAAGGCGGCGGACTCCTTCGACCGTATTTTCCACCACGCCAGGCGCACGGGCGTCGCGGCTGCGGTCCTCTGGCACTCTCTGTGCTCGGTGCTGTCGTCGGCAAACCATGAGGTGCGCTCCGGATTCGAGATTCGAGTCGCGGCCTTGCTCGCCGATATCGCTGCTGCGAACTCCGGCCGTAGGGCTGCGATCGTCGGGGCAGGTGGCGGCGCTGTCGTGGACTGGCTGCTGGAGGCCGTGACAAAAGAAGGCGGCGGAGGCGGCGGCACTCAGGCGGAGTCCGCGAGGGCGCTTGCTTATTTGATTGCGGACCCTAACGTGTCTGCGGCGGTGCTTGGGAGACCTCACGCGGTTCCGAATCTTCTGAGGTTCATCTTTTCGTGTCAGCCTCGGCGTTCTAAGAATAAGAAG CATTCAAGACGTAGTGCATTTGATATTTCTGATTCTTTGAAAGGCAGGAGCATGCTTGTGGCTGCCATTATGGATATCGTTACGTCCAGCTGTGACAATACACAAGACGTGTCTTTTAATCCATCATTGCCTGGAAAGGCTGAAACTAGAGACATTGCTGCTGCCCTACAAGTAATTGAGGAAGGGGGTTTGCACTTGGATGAGCCACCtgaaggtgaagatgatgatggtggGACCGGAAGCAAAGGGATTGGGATCAAGATACTTGAAGGTACTCCTGTTTTAGGGCTTTCAAGGACCAGCAGTGATTCATATAGTGAAGAATTGAAGCATCAAACTTCTAAAactatcaaatttcaaaataagtaCGACAATTCTCGGCAACAAAATAATGTATCCTCTTCTGTTGTTCCTGGTCTCTGGGATGATTTGCACTGTGAACATGTTGCTGTTCCTTTTGCCACATGGGCATTAGCAAATTGGGCAACAGCATCGGAATCAAATAGAACTCGTATTCAAGAACTGGATCGAGATGGACAGGCAGTCATGGCTGCTTTAATGGCACCCGAGAGATCTGTAAAATGGCATGCAAGTTTGGTGGTGCGGTTGCTATTAGAAGATCGCAATGCACCTTTGAATGAATCTATTTCTGAATGGGCTTCGAGTATTCTTTCTACTATATCTCAGGCATCCAAGCATGAAGATGTTTCTTTGGCTAATATAGCTTTATCTGCCCTTCTCTTGTCTGTTGAGAGGAGCCCTGCAGTGCAGAATATACTGATGGAGAATGGTCTTAACCCAATGAGAGAAATCGCCAAGCAGATGACAAAACATAAGCAGGTTCAAGAAGCAATGGCAAAGGCATTAGAGCTACTTTGTACTGGAGAGCTGCACTTGTCGCTTGAAGAGGGTCAAAAATGGTCAGGCATTCTTGTACCTTGGGTTTTTGGAACATTTTCCTCTGATACTATACGATCTTCAGCCATAAAGATTCTTTCTCAGATCATGGAAGACTACGGTCCAACATCTGTACCACTTTCTCAAGGATGGTTAGCCGTGATGCTATCTGAAGTGCATAGTTCTATCAAGAAATCAAATGATAATGGAACCAATCAACCAAAAAGTGATAATGTAAAG ACATTAATCAATAATGCGAATATTGCTTCTGCTGCACAAGTTGCCAGTCAACTATCCACCGCAGTTGTTAATCTGGCAGCTAAAAGAATGGGAGTTGCATCTAATTCTGGGGATGCATCCCCACTGGCAGATTTTCTGTCTCTGGAACCTTTAGCTGGAccgtttaaaaatttaaaaaaagataatttgcCTAAATTAGATGCTGCAGATTCTGCTGTGGCAACGCTGAAAGGAATTAAAGCTCTGACCGAAGTTTGTGCTGAAGATTCTGGTTGTCAGGACATGATAGTTGATTTTGGGATTTTATGTTTGCTGAGGCGCTTTATGTTGAGTGATGATTATGAGAAACTGGCTGCTATTGAGGCTTATGATGCATCATCTAGAGCACATGAGGGGAAGGAGCGGATATCAAATGTAGATGGCAAACCACCTGCATCAGATGTATATAATTCAGCTAGTGTCCGAGTTCCACCCACTGCTCATATCCGCAAGCATGCAGCTCGGTTGTTGACCATCCTCTCACTGCTTCCCAAAGTCAAGAAGGTCATCACAGCTGATGAAACATGGTGCAAATGGCTTGATGATTGTGCTAATGGGCGAATTCCAGGTTGCAATGATCTTAAAATTCAAAGCTATGCCAGGGCAGCacttttaaatgtgttttgcAATGACCAGCCTAATGGAAGGAGTGGAAGTGGAGGTCCTTCTGACGGTGGTGTAAAAAGTTATAGGAATGCATGTCCTCGTTATGATGACATGATATTCTTGATAAATTCTCATCTTCCCCACTGGAAATGTCCCAAAGAAACAGGTCAACAAGAACCATTCTCAAGAATGATATCTCTGGCTCCTTCTGCTGATACTGACAATGGAACAGAGTCCTTGAATAACAGCAACTGCTCTATTTCTAATGATTCAACTAAAATCAACCCAGATAGAAATTTGCCTCCACTAGACATAGTTTTTGTCCATGGGCTCCGTGGTGGGCCTTACAAAACTTGGCGTATAGCTGAGGAAAAATCCTCAACTTCTTCACATTTGGTTGAGAAGGTTGACGAGGGAGCAGGAAAGCTTGGAACCTTTTGGCCTGGTGAATGGCTTTCCAGTGATTTTCCTGAGGCTCGGTTGTTTACCCTAAAATACAAG ACTAATCTCACACAGTGGTCGGGAGCTAGCTTGCCTCTTCAG GAGGTTAGTTCTATGCTATTGGAGAAGCTTGTTGCTGCAGGGATTGGGGATAGACCTGTTGTTTTTGTTACTCACAG TATGGGAGGTCTGGTTGTGAAGCAAATTCTTCATAAAGCAAAGGAGGAAAGATTTGATAATCTTGTGAAGAATACAATGGGAATT GTTTTTTATAGCTGCCCACATTTTGGTAGCAAACTTGCAGATATGCCTTGGCGAATGGGCTTCGTGCTTCGTCCAGCTCCCACA ATAGGAGAGCTAAGAAGTGGATCTCAAAAACTGATAGAGCTTAATGACTATATTCGTCAACTTCATAAGAAGAGGTTGCTTGATGTTCTCAGCTTTTGTGAG ACCAAGGTAACTCCAATAGTTGAAGCTTATGGTGGATGGGCCTTTCGAACAGAAATTGTACCAATTGAGTCAGCATATCCCGGATTCGGGGAATTAGTC GTATTGGAGTCAACAGATCATATAAATTCTTGTAAGCCAGTGAGCCGCTCAGACCCTTCGTATACGGAGACGTTAAAGTTCTTGCAGAGATTAAAAGCATGCCTTGACTCAGCTTATGCTTCCGGAGAAGAGCTTAGCTAG
- the LOC108347329 gene encoding uncharacterized protein LOC108347329 isoform X1: MFRILNRTLPLFRHHLPRTISSSTKTCNSTKKSVENSQIAPILAHSHNLSPIAPQSSSRAHVLALSAAAILTSAAFLNYDYVRHESDRRGEPNPLYARAENSTRKAADSFDRIFHHARRTGVAAAVLWHSLCSVLSSANHEVRSGFEIRVAALLADIAAANSGRRAAIVGAGGGAVVDWLLEAVTKEGGGGGGTQAESARALAYLIADPNVSAAVLGRPHAVPNLLRFIFSCQPRRSKNKKQHSRRSAFDISDSLKGRSMLVAAIMDIVTSSCDNTQDVSFNPSLPGKAETRDIAAALQVIEEGGLHLDEPPEGEDDDGGTGSKGIGIKILEGTPVLGLSRTSSDSYSEELKHQTSKTIKFQNKYDNSRQQNNVSSSVVPGLWDDLHCEHVAVPFATWALANWATASESNRTRIQELDRDGQAVMAALMAPERSVKWHASLVVRLLLEDRNAPLNESISEWASSILSTISQASKHEDVSLANIALSALLLSVERSPAVQNILMENGLNPMREIAKQMTKHKQVQEAMAKALELLCTGELHLSLEEGQKWSGILVPWVFGTFSSDTIRSSAIKILSQIMEDYGPTSVPLSQGWLAVMLSEVHSSIKKSNDNGTNQPKSDNVKTLINNANIASAAQVASQLSTAVVNLAAKRMGVASNSGDASPLADFLSLEPLAGPFKNLKKDNLPKLDAADSAVATLKGIKALTEVCAEDSGCQDMIVDFGILCLLRRFMLSDDYEKLAAIEAYDASSRAHEGKERISNVDGKPPASDVYNSASVRVPPTAHIRKHAARLLTILSLLPKVKKVITADETWCKWLDDCANGRIPGCNDLKIQSYARAALLNVFCNDQPNGRSGSGGPSDGGVKSYRNACPRYDDMIFLINSHLPHWKCPKETGQQEPFSRMISLAPSADTDNGTESLNNSNCSISNDSTKINPDRNLPPLDIVFVHGLRGGPYKTWRIAEEKSSTSSHLVEKVDEGAGKLGTFWPGEWLSSDFPEARLFTLKYKTNLTQWSGASLPLQIWGSSYSMSLVKEVSSMLLEKLVAAGIGDRPVVFVTHSMGGLVVKQILHKAKEERFDNLVKNTMGIVFYSCPHFGSKLADMPWRMGFVLRPAPTIGELRSGSQKLIELNDYIRQLHKKRLLDVLSFCETKVTPIVEAYGGWAFRTEIVPIESAYPGFGELVVLESTDHINSCKPVSRSDPSYTETLKFLQRLKACLDSAYASGEELS; this comes from the exons atgtttcgAATCCTTAACAGAACGCTACCACTTTTTCGCCATCATCTTCCTCGAACAATTTCTTCTTCGACAAAAACTTGCAATTCAACAAAGAAAAGCGTAGAGAATTCTCAAATTGCACCAATCCTCGCTCACAGCCACAACCTCTCTCCTATCGCTCCGCAATCTTCCTCTCGGGCTCACGTCCTCGCGCTCTCCGCCGCCGCCATTCTCACCTCCGCCGCCTTCCTCAACTACGACTACGTCCGCCACGAATCCGATCGCCGCGGAGAACCAAATCCTCTCTACGCGAGAGCCGAGAACTCCACGCGCAAGGCGGCGGACTCCTTCGACCGTATTTTCCACCACGCCAGGCGCACGGGCGTCGCGGCTGCGGTCCTCTGGCACTCTCTGTGCTCGGTGCTGTCGTCGGCAAACCATGAGGTGCGCTCCGGATTCGAGATTCGAGTCGCGGCCTTGCTCGCCGATATCGCTGCTGCGAACTCCGGCCGTAGGGCTGCGATCGTCGGGGCAGGTGGCGGCGCTGTCGTGGACTGGCTGCTGGAGGCCGTGACAAAAGAAGGCGGCGGAGGCGGCGGCACTCAGGCGGAGTCCGCGAGGGCGCTTGCTTATTTGATTGCGGACCCTAACGTGTCTGCGGCGGTGCTTGGGAGACCTCACGCGGTTCCGAATCTTCTGAGGTTCATCTTTTCGTGTCAGCCTCGGCGTTCTAAGAATAAGAAG CAGCATTCAAGACGTAGTGCATTTGATATTTCTGATTCTTTGAAAGGCAGGAGCATGCTTGTGGCTGCCATTATGGATATCGTTACGTCCAGCTGTGACAATACACAAGACGTGTCTTTTAATCCATCATTGCCTGGAAAGGCTGAAACTAGAGACATTGCTGCTGCCCTACAAGTAATTGAGGAAGGGGGTTTGCACTTGGATGAGCCACCtgaaggtgaagatgatgatggtggGACCGGAAGCAAAGGGATTGGGATCAAGATACTTGAAGGTACTCCTGTTTTAGGGCTTTCAAGGACCAGCAGTGATTCATATAGTGAAGAATTGAAGCATCAAACTTCTAAAactatcaaatttcaaaataagtaCGACAATTCTCGGCAACAAAATAATGTATCCTCTTCTGTTGTTCCTGGTCTCTGGGATGATTTGCACTGTGAACATGTTGCTGTTCCTTTTGCCACATGGGCATTAGCAAATTGGGCAACAGCATCGGAATCAAATAGAACTCGTATTCAAGAACTGGATCGAGATGGACAGGCAGTCATGGCTGCTTTAATGGCACCCGAGAGATCTGTAAAATGGCATGCAAGTTTGGTGGTGCGGTTGCTATTAGAAGATCGCAATGCACCTTTGAATGAATCTATTTCTGAATGGGCTTCGAGTATTCTTTCTACTATATCTCAGGCATCCAAGCATGAAGATGTTTCTTTGGCTAATATAGCTTTATCTGCCCTTCTCTTGTCTGTTGAGAGGAGCCCTGCAGTGCAGAATATACTGATGGAGAATGGTCTTAACCCAATGAGAGAAATCGCCAAGCAGATGACAAAACATAAGCAGGTTCAAGAAGCAATGGCAAAGGCATTAGAGCTACTTTGTACTGGAGAGCTGCACTTGTCGCTTGAAGAGGGTCAAAAATGGTCAGGCATTCTTGTACCTTGGGTTTTTGGAACATTTTCCTCTGATACTATACGATCTTCAGCCATAAAGATTCTTTCTCAGATCATGGAAGACTACGGTCCAACATCTGTACCACTTTCTCAAGGATGGTTAGCCGTGATGCTATCTGAAGTGCATAGTTCTATCAAGAAATCAAATGATAATGGAACCAATCAACCAAAAAGTGATAATGTAAAG ACATTAATCAATAATGCGAATATTGCTTCTGCTGCACAAGTTGCCAGTCAACTATCCACCGCAGTTGTTAATCTGGCAGCTAAAAGAATGGGAGTTGCATCTAATTCTGGGGATGCATCCCCACTGGCAGATTTTCTGTCTCTGGAACCTTTAGCTGGAccgtttaaaaatttaaaaaaagataatttgcCTAAATTAGATGCTGCAGATTCTGCTGTGGCAACGCTGAAAGGAATTAAAGCTCTGACCGAAGTTTGTGCTGAAGATTCTGGTTGTCAGGACATGATAGTTGATTTTGGGATTTTATGTTTGCTGAGGCGCTTTATGTTGAGTGATGATTATGAGAAACTGGCTGCTATTGAGGCTTATGATGCATCATCTAGAGCACATGAGGGGAAGGAGCGGATATCAAATGTAGATGGCAAACCACCTGCATCAGATGTATATAATTCAGCTAGTGTCCGAGTTCCACCCACTGCTCATATCCGCAAGCATGCAGCTCGGTTGTTGACCATCCTCTCACTGCTTCCCAAAGTCAAGAAGGTCATCACAGCTGATGAAACATGGTGCAAATGGCTTGATGATTGTGCTAATGGGCGAATTCCAGGTTGCAATGATCTTAAAATTCAAAGCTATGCCAGGGCAGCacttttaaatgtgttttgcAATGACCAGCCTAATGGAAGGAGTGGAAGTGGAGGTCCTTCTGACGGTGGTGTAAAAAGTTATAGGAATGCATGTCCTCGTTATGATGACATGATATTCTTGATAAATTCTCATCTTCCCCACTGGAAATGTCCCAAAGAAACAGGTCAACAAGAACCATTCTCAAGAATGATATCTCTGGCTCCTTCTGCTGATACTGACAATGGAACAGAGTCCTTGAATAACAGCAACTGCTCTATTTCTAATGATTCAACTAAAATCAACCCAGATAGAAATTTGCCTCCACTAGACATAGTTTTTGTCCATGGGCTCCGTGGTGGGCCTTACAAAACTTGGCGTATAGCTGAGGAAAAATCCTCAACTTCTTCACATTTGGTTGAGAAGGTTGACGAGGGAGCAGGAAAGCTTGGAACCTTTTGGCCTGGTGAATGGCTTTCCAGTGATTTTCCTGAGGCTCGGTTGTTTACCCTAAAATACAAG ACTAATCTCACACAGTGGTCGGGAGCTAGCTTGCCTCTTCAG ATTTGGGGGTCTTCATACTCTATGAGCCTCGTTAAG GAGGTTAGTTCTATGCTATTGGAGAAGCTTGTTGCTGCAGGGATTGGGGATAGACCTGTTGTTTTTGTTACTCACAG TATGGGAGGTCTGGTTGTGAAGCAAATTCTTCATAAAGCAAAGGAGGAAAGATTTGATAATCTTGTGAAGAATACAATGGGAATT GTTTTTTATAGCTGCCCACATTTTGGTAGCAAACTTGCAGATATGCCTTGGCGAATGGGCTTCGTGCTTCGTCCAGCTCCCACA ATAGGAGAGCTAAGAAGTGGATCTCAAAAACTGATAGAGCTTAATGACTATATTCGTCAACTTCATAAGAAGAGGTTGCTTGATGTTCTCAGCTTTTGTGAG ACCAAGGTAACTCCAATAGTTGAAGCTTATGGTGGATGGGCCTTTCGAACAGAAATTGTACCAATTGAGTCAGCATATCCCGGATTCGGGGAATTAGTC GTATTGGAGTCAACAGATCATATAAATTCTTGTAAGCCAGTGAGCCGCTCAGACCCTTCGTATACGGAGACGTTAAAGTTCTTGCAGAGATTAAAAGCATGCCTTGACTCAGCTTATGCTTCCGGAGAAGAGCTTAGCTAG